Genomic segment of Streptomyces longhuiensis:
TCGTCCGTCCTCATCCCCTGAGCCACCCGTCCCCCGTACCCCAGGAGAGCACCCATGCCCCGGACCGCTGCCCGCACCCGGATCCAGGTCGAACCGCTGACCTGCACCATCGGCGCCGAACTGCACGGCGTCCAGCTCAGTGACGCCGTCCATGACGACGCGCTCTTCGCCAAGATCAAGGAACTCCTGCTCCGCCACAAGGTGCTGTTCCTGCGCGACCAGGACATGAGCCGTGCCGAGCACGTCGGGTTCGCCTCCCGCCTCGGCCCGCTGGAGGACCACCCGGTCCTCGGCAGCGACCCCGACCACCCCGGCCTCGTCCGTATCTACAAGGACCTGGACAGCAGGCCCGAGCACTACGAGAACGCCCTGCACTGCGACGCGACCTGGCGCGACCGCCCGCCCATGGGCGCCCTGCTCCGCTGTGTCGCGACGCCCGACGTCGGCGGCGACACGATCTGGGTCAACATGGCCGAGGCGTACCGCAGGCTCCCCGAGCACATCCGCACCCAGATCGACGGGCTGCGCGCCCGGCACAGCATCGAGGCGAGCTTCGGCGCGGTCATGCCGACGGAACAGCGCCACCAGCTCAAGGCCCGCTACCCGGACGCAGAGCACCCGGTCGTGCGCACCCACCCCGAGACCGGCGAGAAGATCCTCTTCGTCAACTCGTTCACCACCCACTTCGTCAACTACCACACCCCCGAGAACGTGCGGTTCGGCCAGGACCACGCGCCCGGCGCGAGCCACCTGCTCAACTACCTCACGAGCCAGGCGGCCGTCCCCGAGTACCAGGTCCGCTGGCGCTGGACCCCGAACAGCGTCGCCCTCTGGGACAACCGCTCCACCCAGCACTACGCGGTCCAGGACTACTGGCCCGCCGTCCGCAAGATGGAGCGTGCCGGGATCGCCGGTGACAGGCCCTGCTGAGCCGATGACGCGTCGCTACGCGTGGTTGGTGTTCGCCCTCAGCTTCGGGCTCCTGCTGTCGGACTACATGTCGCGGCAGGTCCTGAACGCGGTGTTCCCGCTGCTGAAGGCCGAATGGCTGCTCTCCGACACCCAGTTGGGAGCGCTGAGCGGCATTGTCGCCCTGATGGTCGGCGTGCTGACCTTTCCGCTGTCGTTGCTCGCGGACCGCTGGGGCCGGGTCAGGAGCCTGGTCCTCGCTGCGGTGGTGTGGAGCCTGGCCACCCTGGGCTGTGCCGTCTCCGCGAGCTACGGCCAGATGTTCCTGGGCCGTTTCATGGTGGGTGTCGGCGAGGCGGCCTACGGGAGCGTGGGCATCGCGGTGGTGCTGAGCGTGTTCCCGGTGGGCCTGCGGGCCACGCTGTCGGGCGCCTTCATCGCGGGCGGCGCCTTCGGCTCCGTACTCGGCGTGTCGATCGGCGGTGTGGTGGCCCAACATCTGGGCTGGCGCTGGACGTTCGGCATCATGGGCTTGTTCGGGCTGGTCCTGGCAGCGGTCTACGGCGTCGTCGTGACGGAGCGGAGACTGGCGCCGGCCGGCTACGGCACCGGCCGCGCACCGGGTACGGGAGGCCCGGTACGGGCGTTGCTGCCCCGGCTGTTCTCGTCGGTGTCCGTGCTGTGCGCCTACGTCGGCAGCGGCCTGCAGATGTTCATCGCGATGGCTCTGCTGGCCTGGATGCCCAGCTTCCTCGACCGCTCCTACGGCCTGCCGCCCGGCAAGGCCGGACTCGCCGCCGGAGGCTTCGCGCTGATCACCGGGATCGGCATGATCGGCGGCGGCATCGTCAGCGACCGGCTCGGCCGCACCAACCCCCACCTCAAGTGGACCGTCGCCATCGTGTGCAGCGTCGGCTCGCTGGTCCTGCTCACCGGCGGCTTCCAACTCCCGCCCGGCATACCGCAACTGCTCCTCGTGGGTGCCGGGACGTTGCTGTCCAATGCCACGGCGGGACCCGCCGCCGCCATGGTGGCGAGCCTGACACCGGCCGCCGTCGCGGCGACGGCCATGGCGACGCTCACCCTCGCCAACAGCCTGCTGGGCCTGGCGCCCGGCCCCGCGGTGACCGGCATGCTGGCCGACCGCTTGGGCCTGGACGGCGCACTCCGCCTGGTCCCGCTCGTCGCCATCGTGGCGGGCCTGGCGTTCGCCCTCGGCAGGCGCCACTACGACAAGGGCCTCATCTCGGCATCGGCCCCGGCCCCGGCCCTCGAACAGACGGAGATCCCCGCATGAACCCCGTTCCCGCGCCCACGGTCGTACTCGTGCCCGGCCTGCGCGACCACGTCCCCGACCACTGGCAGACGGCCCTCGCCGCCCGTCTCCCCGGTTCCGTGACCGTGCCGCCCCTGACGGACCTCAGGCTGAGCCGTGACGCGCAGGTCACCGCCCTGAACGACGTGGTGTCCGCCATCGAGGGACCGGTCGTGCTCGTCGCGCACAGCGCCGGCGTGCACACCACCGTCCACTGGGCGGCCCGGCACACCCGTCCGGTGCACGGCGCCCTCCTCGCGACGCCGCCCGACTTCGAGACCCCGCTGCCGGACGGCCACCCCGCACCGCGGACCCTGCGCGACAACGGCTGGCTGCCGACGCCGAGCGCCACGCTGCCGTTCCCCAGTGTGGTCGCGGCGAGCACGAACGACCCCCTGGCCCGCTTCGACCGGGTCACCGCACTGGCCGACGCGTGGGGCAGCCGCCTGATCGACCTCGGCCCCGTCGGCCACCTCAACCCCGCTTCCGGCTACGGCGAGTGGCCCCGCGCGCTGGAAATCCTCGAGACCTTCGGCTGCCGTACGACACCGGACCCGAAGGTGTCGGCATGAGCGCGCGGAACTCCAACGTCACCGAGTTCCTCGTCTGGTTGGCACAGGAACGCGGCCTGGCGTTCACCGACTACGCCGGGCTGTGGCGGTGGAGCACCGACGACCTGCCCGGCTTCTGGTCGGCCGTGTGGGAGTTCTACGGCCTGGACACGGCCAGCGACTACGACGAAGTGCTCGGCGACGCGAGGATGCCCGGAGCGACCTGGTTCACCGGGGCCCGCCTCAACTTCGCGCGGCAGTGCCTCGCCCAGGCCACCGACGAACGCCCCGCGCTCATCGCCGTGTCCGAGACCGGCGACCCCGTGGAGATCTCCTGGGACCGGCTCACCAGGGAAGTGGCGGGCACGGCCGCGGCCCTGCGGGAGATGGGAGTGGGCCCCGGCGACTGCGTCGCCGGGTACCTGCCGAACATCCCGCAGGCCGTGGTCGCCCTCCTGGCCACCGCCGCCGTCGGCGCGACCTGGACGGTCTGCGCACCCGAGTTCGGCACGCCCAGCGTCCTCGCCAGGCTGGGCCAGGCCCGGCCGACGGTCCTGGTGGCCGCGGACGGCTACCGCCACGGCGGCAAGGAGTACGACAGGCGCCCGCACATCGCGGAGATCCTGGACGGCCTGCCCACGGTCCGCCACCTCGTCGCCGTCGACCGCCTGCACACGTCCGCCGCCGGACCGGCATGGTCGCAGCGGACGGACGTGACGCAGCACGACTGGTCCGATCTGGCCGGCCGCGAAGCCCGACTCGACTACGCCGACGTTCCGTTCGAGCATCCGCTGTGGATCCTCTGGTCATCGGGCACCACCGGCGTCCCGAAGGGAATCGTTCACGGCCACGGCGGCATCGTCGTCGAGCTGCTCAAGGCGCTGGGGCTCGGCGTGGACCTGCGCGCCGACGACCGCTACCTCTTCCACACCTCCACCAGCTGGATGGTGTGGAACTTCATGGTCGCCGGCCTCCTGCACGGCAGCACGCTCGTCCTCTACGACGGCAGCCCCACCCACCCCGACGTCAACGGCCTCTGGCGGACCGCCGAACGCACCCGCGCCACGACGGTCGGCGTCGGCGCCGCCTACCTGATCGCCGCGGAGAAGGCGGGCGCCCACCCGGCCGCCGCCACGGACCTCGGCGCGCTGCGGACCATCCTGCAGACCGGCTCGGCCATGCCCGACAGCACCTGGCAGTGGGTCCACGACCGGCTCGCCCCGAAGGCCCGGCTCCAGTCGATCTGCGGCGGCACCGACATCTGCTCGGTGCTCGCCGGCGACTCCCCGCTGCTGCCGGTGCGCACGGGCCGGATCTCCGGCCCCTCCCTGGGCGTCGCCCTCGCCTCCTGGGACGCCACGGGTCAGCCGCTCGTGGGGGAGCAGGGCGAACTCGTGGTCACGGCACCTCTGCCGTCGATGCCGCTCCGCTTCGTCGGCGACCCCGGCAACGAGCGCTACAGGAGCAGCTACTTCGACGTCTATCCCGGCGTGTGGCGGCACGGCGACTGGGTCACCATGGACCCCGACCTGTCCGTCGTCGTCGCCGGACGCTCCGACTCCACGCTCAACCGCATGGGCGTGCGCATGGGGTCCGCCGACCTCTACGCCGTCGTCGAACGGCTCCCGCGGATCGCGGACAGCCTCGTCATCGGCGCCGAACTGGCGGACGGCCGCTACTACATGCCGCTGTTCGTCGTGCCCGCGGAAGGCGAGCGGTTCGACGACGCCCTGCGCGACGAGATCGTCGGCGCGATCAGGCACAGCCTGTCGCCCCGGCACGTCCCCGACGCCGTCGTCCCCATCGAGGCCGTACCGCGGACCCTCACGGGCAAGAAGCTGGAGGTCCCCGTCAAACGCATCCTCCAGGGCGCCCGCGTCACCGAGGTCAGCGCGGAAGGTGCCGTGACCCGGCCCGACATGCTGGCCTGGTTCGCGCAATTCGCGGCCGGGCTGGGACGGCCCTGAGAACGTACGGCTGTGAGGCGCCTGACCAGACGGGCAGAACCTGGTCAGGCGCCTTCCCTCATACGGAGAACTCCCGCACCACCGTGTCGCGGAACACCGCCGCACCGCCGCTGCTGAACAGCGCGAGTCCTGTGTCCACGAGATACGGGAACGCCTCCATCGAGTGCGTGTACCGCCCGTCGTCGAAGAACACCTCGACCGTCGTCCGGTCCACGAAGACCCGTATCCGGACGGACTTCCGCGCCGGGTCGAACGGCGTCCTGCTCTCCTGGTACTTGCCGGAGGTGTCGGGGTTCGCCGCGCCCCGCCGGTTCACGAAGGCGTAGTCGCCCCAGACACCGGCGTCGATGTGCCGCGCCCCGTCGGTCGAGCGCCTCAACTGCACTCCGACGCCCTCCAGTTGATCCCATTCCACCTCGGCCGACAGCTCGTATGCCGTGCCCTGGTAGTCGAGGACGAGCTGCCCGTCGACCGTCAGGTCGCCGAGATCGACGGTGCGTGCGACATGGGCGGCGAGGGAGTCCACCGGGCGGGACGCGAGATAGTACGGGCCTGACCCCTCCCGGCGCAGGGTCACCTCACGGACCAGTGAATCCGTGCCGTTGAAGCCGTCGCTGTCGATCGTGGGCGTGGTGTTGGGGTAGTCCCAGTTGTTCAGCCAGCCGATCGCGTACCGCGCCGACTCGTCGACGGTCCCGCCGGTGGCGCGCTTCTCGAAGGTGACCGCGCCGTACCAGTCGAAGCCGTGGTCGAGCCACTGCGGCGCCTCGGCGTCGGGGGTGAACGTCGTGCCGTCGAAGGAACCGGCCCAGTACGCATACGTGTTGGGCAGGCCCGAGGCCTTGCCGTTGGCGCTCACCCCGAGGACCCACTTGACCGTCCCGTCCTCGGCCTCGATACGGAACAGGTCCGGGCACTCGAGGACGCCGATGCCCTCCTTGACGAAGCCGCCGGCGTACGTCCACGTCTTGAGGTCGTCCGAGTGATAGATGCCGACCTGGTGTTCTCGGCGAGTGCCATCACCCAACGGCCGCGTTCCTCGTCGCGGATCACCTTCGGGTCGCGGAAGTCCCGCACCCCCGGATTGGGGACGACCGGGTCCGTGCCGTGCGGCCGGAAGGTGCGGCCGCCGTCCGTGGAGTACCAGAGGTACTGGGCCTGCGTGTCGGCGCCCTCGACCGGCTCCTGCGTGACGAGGACGACGACCGCTCCGGCGCCGAAGCCCGCCGTGTCGCCCGAGTCGACCACCGCGCTGCCGGACCAGACGTCGCCGTTGGGCGTGGTGTCCTTCGGCACGGCGATGCCGCGGTCGCGGAAGGAGACGAGGTCGGTGCTGGTCGCCAGGCGCCAGGCGGTCCCGGTGGTGGTGCCGCCGGCGAGGTAGTCGGCGTTGTAGAGGTAGTAGTAGTGATACTCGCCGTCGATCCAGACGGGCCGCTGCGGGTCGTTCTTCCACTGGTCGGGGACGGTGAAGTGGTACTCCGCGCGATAGCTCGCGGCGGCCTTCTTGCGGGGCCGGGGCTTCGCGGCGGCGGCCGGTATGGGGGCCGCGGACAGGAGGGGCAGTGCCGCTCCCAGTACCCCGGCCCGGATGAGTGCTCTCCTGGTCGTCCCGCGCATGTCTGGCATCGCTGACGCATCCCTCTCGTGACGGCGGCTCAATGCCTTGAGGACTGTAGACCTAACTCGTTAAAGGTCAAGGGGGGAAGGGGATCGGGCAGGAGGAACCTAACTCGTTACAGGCGACCTTGCGAGAAGCCTTGACAGGGCCCCGCCGGATTTCCATCATCTGCTGCAACCCTTGAGCTATCACGAGTTAGGCATCGGATGACCGACTCGAATTTCCCTCGCCGCGCCCTGCTGCGCGGCGCCTCCTACGGCGCGGGTGCCGCCGCCCTGGCCGGCGTCGCCGCGTCCTGGGATCGGCTCACCGCCGCCGACGTGCACGGCCGGGACGACCATGCCCTGGTCGTCGCCACCCTCGGTTCCTCCGTGGACCCTGCCGCCCAACGCGCTCTCAGCGACGGCTTCCGCGCACTCCACCCCGGCCTCGACGTCCGGCTGGTGCCCGTCCAGGCCACCGACTGGTCGGACTTCTTCGCCAAGATCCTCACGCAGATCGCCGCGGGCACCGCCCCCGACGTCGTCTATGTCGCGACCGAGGGCGTCCAGCTGTTCGCGCAGCGCCTGGGCGTGGCGCTCGACGACCGGGTCCGGCGCGACAAGGAGGAACTGCGCGAGTACTTCGCGGACGTCCATCCCTCACTCGTCGAGTCGATGATGTTCGAGGGGAGCCTGTACCAGCTGCCCGTCGAGTTCAACGCGGCCGACATCTATCTCAACCGCGCCGTACTGAAACGCTCACGCGTCGAGTTGCCGCCACCCGACTGGGACCGCGACGACTTCACGTCGCTGCTGCGCACCATGAAGCGCGGCGGCGGCAGCGGCTTCACACCGTACTTCTGGACGAACCGCCTGTGGGGCGGTGTGGTGCCCTGGCTCTTCGCCAACGGCACCAACGTCCTCAGCGAGTCGAAGGCCCCAGGCGGCGACTGGCTGTGGGACACCTTCTACCCGCCCCGGGACCGCCGCGGCCGGGGCGGCGGCTACCGGTGGACCGGCCCGCAGGCCACCGCCGACCGGGTCGAGGAGGTCTACGAGTACCTCTCGTCGCTGATCCAGGACCGGCTCTGCTCGCGCCCCGAGGGCGGCAGCGGCACCAACCTGGTCGGCGTGTTCTCCACCGGCCGCGTCGGCGTCACCCCGGCCGGCGGCTTCTGGGCGGGCGGCCTCCACACCGCCGGAATGCGGCGGGACGCGTACGACGTGCAGTACTTCCCGCGCTGGCGCACCCAGCGCCACCAGTTCGGTGCCGCCGGATACGCCCTGCTGAAGACGTCCAAGAAGCAGGACGAAGCCTGGGAGTTCATCAAGTACTCGGTCCGCAGGGACGTCCTGACGCAGCTGTTCCGCGCGAACCAGACGACGCCGGCGCGGCGTTCGATGGTGCACGCCGCCCGGTACGAGGAGACCGGCCCGCAGAACTGGCCCGTCTTCTACGACACCCTCGACCGATTCCCCGCCACCGGCCCGATCCCGGCCCCGCCCCAGGTGGCTGAAGTCGAGCAACTGCTCCTCAAGCACACCGGAACCGCCCTCGCGGACGCCCGCGGTGTCCGGCCCGCCCTGCGCCGCCTGCAGAGCGACCTGGAGAAGGCCATGGAGCGTGCCGCATGACCGCCCCCGTGCTCAGTCGGCGGCCTGCGCCGGCCGCCTCCGCGACCGCCCCGCGCCGCTCCCTCAAGGACCGCGGTACCCGCCTGCTGGCCGCTCTGTTCCTGGCGCCCACGCTCGTCGGGGTCCTGGTCTTCACCGTCGTACCGATCGTCGGGTCGGTCGTTCTCAGCTTCTTCCACTGGGACGTCATCGGCACGCCCCGCTTCGCGGGCACCGACAACTACACCCAGGTCTTCACGGACGACACGGTCCTCGTGTCGTTCACCAACACCCTGATCTTCATGGTGTTCGCGGTGGCGCTCCAGCTCCTGCTCGCCCTGGCTCTCGCGCTCACCCTGACCAACAGGATGCCGTCGTGGCTGCGCTCCACGTTCCGCTCGGCGTTCTTCTTCCCGCTGATCCTTTCCGCCGCGTCCATCTCGGTGGTCATGAAGTACCTGTTCAACCAGGACTTCGGAGTGGTGAACTGGCTGCTCGGGCACGTCGGGATCGCTCCGGTCCCCTGGCTGACGTCCGAGCACTCGGCGATGGCCGCGGTGATCCTGGTCTATGTCTGGCAGCAGTTCGGCTTCTCGTTCCTGCTGTTCGTCGGCGGCCTGAACACCATCCCCAAGGAGATCCACGAGGCATCGTCCCTCGACGGGGCGTCCGGCCTGCGCAAGCACCTGTCGATCACGCTGCCCCTGCTCTCGCCGACCCTCCTGGTCGCCTCCGTCGTCGGGATCATCAACGCTCTGCAGGTCTTCGAGCAGCCCTACGTCCTCACCGACGGAGGGCCGGGTGACGCCACCCGCACGGTCGTGATGGTCATCTACCAGAGCGCGTTCGAGCAGCTGCGGTTCGGCGAGGCCTCCGCGATCGGCGTCCTGCTCTTCGTCCTGATCATGGCTGTGACGGCACTCCAGTTCCGGCTCAGCCGGCGCTTCGTCCACTACCAGTAGCCGGGTGACCCCATGAACCGTATGAAGTACGTCCTCGTGTCCTGGACGCGCGTCGCGGGGCTGACGGCGGTGGCCCTGCTGACCCTCGGCCCGGTGATCTGGACGGTGTCCACCTCGTTCAGGGCACCGGCGGAGTCGTTCGACCTGCCGCCGCGGATCATTCCGGGCCACGCCACCACCGAGGCCTACCACCAGGTCTTCGCGCAGATCGACGTGTGGCTGCTCGCCCTCAACTCGACCCTGGTGACCGCGCTCATCGCGGTCGGCCAGATGATCACCGCGGGGCTCGCCGGATACTCCTTCGCGCGTCTCGAATTCCGTTTCAAGAAGCCCCTGTTCGGCCTTGTCCTGGCGACCATGATGGTCCCGGTGCAGGTCACGATCGTGCCGGTGTTCCTGCTCCTGAAGCCGATGGGCCTGACCGACACCCTGCTCGGCCTGATCGTCCCCGCCTGGCCGACCGCCTTCGGCACGTTCCTGATGCGGCAGTACTTCCTCGGCATGCCCAAGGACCTCGGCGAGGCGGCCCTGATCGACGGCGCCGGGCCGTGGCGGATCTTCCGCTCGGTGTACGCGCCGCTGGCCACGCCCGGCCTCGCGATCATCGGCGTCCTCGCCTTCAACTACCACTGGAACGAGTTCTTCCG
This window contains:
- a CDS encoding TauD/TfdA dioxygenase family protein, coding for MPRTAARTRIQVEPLTCTIGAELHGVQLSDAVHDDALFAKIKELLLRHKVLFLRDQDMSRAEHVGFASRLGPLEDHPVLGSDPDHPGLVRIYKDLDSRPEHYENALHCDATWRDRPPMGALLRCVATPDVGGDTIWVNMAEAYRRLPEHIRTQIDGLRARHSIEASFGAVMPTEQRHQLKARYPDAEHPVVRTHPETGEKILFVNSFTTHFVNYHTPENVRFGQDHAPGASHLLNYLTSQAAVPEYQVRWRWTPNSVALWDNRSTQHYAVQDYWPAVRKMERAGIAGDRPC
- a CDS encoding MFS transporter, with amino-acid sequence MTRRYAWLVFALSFGLLLSDYMSRQVLNAVFPLLKAEWLLSDTQLGALSGIVALMVGVLTFPLSLLADRWGRVRSLVLAAVVWSLATLGCAVSASYGQMFLGRFMVGVGEAAYGSVGIAVVLSVFPVGLRATLSGAFIAGGAFGSVLGVSIGGVVAQHLGWRWTFGIMGLFGLVLAAVYGVVVTERRLAPAGYGTGRAPGTGGPVRALLPRLFSSVSVLCAYVGSGLQMFIAMALLAWMPSFLDRSYGLPPGKAGLAAGGFALITGIGMIGGGIVSDRLGRTNPHLKWTVAIVCSVGSLVLLTGGFQLPPGIPQLLLVGAGTLLSNATAGPAAAMVASLTPAAVAATAMATLTLANSLLGLAPGPAVTGMLADRLGLDGALRLVPLVAIVAGLAFALGRRHYDKGLISASAPAPALEQTEIPA
- a CDS encoding RBBP9/YdeN family alpha/beta hydrolase, encoding MNPVPAPTVVLVPGLRDHVPDHWQTALAARLPGSVTVPPLTDLRLSRDAQVTALNDVVSAIEGPVVLVAHSAGVHTTVHWAARHTRPVHGALLATPPDFETPLPDGHPAPRTLRDNGWLPTPSATLPFPSVVAASTNDPLARFDRVTALADAWGSRLIDLGPVGHLNPASGYGEWPRALEILETFGCRTTPDPKVSA
- a CDS encoding acetoacetate--CoA ligase, whose product is MSARNSNVTEFLVWLAQERGLAFTDYAGLWRWSTDDLPGFWSAVWEFYGLDTASDYDEVLGDARMPGATWFTGARLNFARQCLAQATDERPALIAVSETGDPVEISWDRLTREVAGTAAALREMGVGPGDCVAGYLPNIPQAVVALLATAAVGATWTVCAPEFGTPSVLARLGQARPTVLVAADGYRHGGKEYDRRPHIAEILDGLPTVRHLVAVDRLHTSAAGPAWSQRTDVTQHDWSDLAGREARLDYADVPFEHPLWILWSSGTTGVPKGIVHGHGGIVVELLKALGLGVDLRADDRYLFHTSTSWMVWNFMVAGLLHGSTLVLYDGSPTHPDVNGLWRTAERTRATTVGVGAAYLIAAEKAGAHPAAATDLGALRTILQTGSAMPDSTWQWVHDRLAPKARLQSICGGTDICSVLAGDSPLLPVRTGRISGPSLGVALASWDATGQPLVGEQGELVVTAPLPSMPLRFVGDPGNERYRSSYFDVYPGVWRHGDWVTMDPDLSVVVAGRSDSTLNRMGVRMGSADLYAVVERLPRIADSLVIGAELADGRYYMPLFVVPAEGERFDDALRDEIVGAIRHSLSPRHVPDAVVPIEAVPRTLTGKKLEVPVKRILQGARVTEVSAEGAVTRPDMLAWFAQFAAGLGRP
- a CDS encoding extracellular solute-binding protein — encoded protein: MTDSNFPRRALLRGASYGAGAAALAGVAASWDRLTAADVHGRDDHALVVATLGSSVDPAAQRALSDGFRALHPGLDVRLVPVQATDWSDFFAKILTQIAAGTAPDVVYVATEGVQLFAQRLGVALDDRVRRDKEELREYFADVHPSLVESMMFEGSLYQLPVEFNAADIYLNRAVLKRSRVELPPPDWDRDDFTSLLRTMKRGGGSGFTPYFWTNRLWGGVVPWLFANGTNVLSESKAPGGDWLWDTFYPPRDRRGRGGGYRWTGPQATADRVEEVYEYLSSLIQDRLCSRPEGGSGTNLVGVFSTGRVGVTPAGGFWAGGLHTAGMRRDAYDVQYFPRWRTQRHQFGAAGYALLKTSKKQDEAWEFIKYSVRRDVLTQLFRANQTTPARRSMVHAARYEETGPQNWPVFYDTLDRFPATGPIPAPPQVAEVEQLLLKHTGTALADARGVRPALRRLQSDLEKAMERAA
- a CDS encoding carbohydrate ABC transporter permease, which codes for MTAPVLSRRPAPAASATAPRRSLKDRGTRLLAALFLAPTLVGVLVFTVVPIVGSVVLSFFHWDVIGTPRFAGTDNYTQVFTDDTVLVSFTNTLIFMVFAVALQLLLALALALTLTNRMPSWLRSTFRSAFFFPLILSAASISVVMKYLFNQDFGVVNWLLGHVGIAPVPWLTSEHSAMAAVILVYVWQQFGFSFLLFVGGLNTIPKEIHEASSLDGASGLRKHLSITLPLLSPTLLVASVVGIINALQVFEQPYVLTDGGPGDATRTVVMVIYQSAFEQLRFGEASAIGVLLFVLIMAVTALQFRLSRRFVHYQ
- a CDS encoding carbohydrate ABC transporter permease, whose protein sequence is MNRMKYVLVSWTRVAGLTAVALLTLGPVIWTVSTSFRAPAESFDLPPRIIPGHATTEAYHQVFAQIDVWLLALNSTLVTALIAVGQMITAGLAGYSFARLEFRFKKPLFGLVLATMMVPVQVTIVPVFLLLKPMGLTDTLLGLIVPAWPTAFGTFLMRQYFLGMPKDLGEAALIDGAGPWRIFRSVYAPLATPGLAIIGVLAFNYHWNEFFRPLILETSPQNFTLPLGLVSLQGNLGTGSISVVLAGVVLSMIPAMAVFVIGQRPLREGITSAGVNR